In the Mycolicibacter sp. MU0102 genome, one interval contains:
- a CDS encoding cyclic nucleotide-degrading phosphodiesterase produces MRLTVLGCSGSVVGPDSPASGYLLQAPDSPPLVIDFGGGVLGALQRHVDPGSVHVLLSHLHADHCLDLPGLFVWRRYHPSVAIKPFDKGLLYGPSDTWSRMGAASSPYGGEIDDITDIFDVRAWVDGEPVTFGELSVQPGLVSHPTESYGMRITDPSGALLVYSADTGYCDAVIELARGADVFLCEASWTHEANRPPNLHLSGTEAGRIAAAAGVGQLLLTHIPPWTSREDVIGEAKAEFDGPVHAVVCDESFDIKRS; encoded by the coding sequence GTGCGACTGACCGTGCTGGGCTGCTCCGGCAGTGTGGTGGGTCCGGACTCGCCGGCATCGGGATACCTGTTGCAGGCGCCGGACTCGCCGCCGCTGGTAATCGACTTCGGAGGTGGGGTCCTCGGCGCCCTGCAACGCCATGTCGATCCGGGGTCGGTGCATGTGCTGTTGTCGCACTTGCATGCCGACCACTGCCTGGATCTGCCCGGGCTGTTCGTCTGGCGTCGCTACCACCCGTCGGTGGCGATCAAGCCGTTCGACAAGGGCCTGCTCTACGGTCCCAGTGACACCTGGTCGCGGATGGGCGCGGCGTCCTCGCCCTACGGCGGCGAGATCGACGACATCACCGACATCTTCGACGTCCGCGCCTGGGTGGACGGTGAGCCGGTCACGTTCGGTGAACTCAGTGTGCAGCCCGGACTGGTGTCCCATCCGACCGAGTCCTACGGGATGCGGATCACCGATCCGTCCGGCGCATTGCTGGTCTACAGCGCCGACACCGGCTACTGCGATGCGGTGATCGAGTTGGCGCGCGGCGCCGATGTGTTCTTGTGCGAGGCGTCGTGGACCCATGAGGCCAACCGCCCCCCCAACCTGCACCTGTCGGGTACCGAGGCCGGGCGCATCGCCGCGGCCGCGGGTGTCGGACAACTGCTGCTGACCCACATCCCGCCCTGGACCTCGCGTGAGGACGTGATCGGGGAGGCCAAGGCGGAGTTCGACGGTCCGGTGCACGCCGTGGTGTGCGACGAGTCGTTCGACATCAAGCGCTCCTGA
- the rdgB gene encoding RdgB/HAM1 family non-canonical purine NTP pyrophosphatase, giving the protein MTAAVTQLLVASRNRKKLAELSRVLEHAGISGVQLVSLDEVAPYPEAPETAATFEGNALAKARDGYAATGLPCVADDSGLTVEALNGMPGVLSARWSGSHGDDAANTALLLRQLRDVPDERRGAAFVSACALVWGNGTEHQVVVRGEWAGSIAREPHGDGGFGYDPVFVPAGTDRTAAQLSPAEKDAASHRGRALELLLPALRSLT; this is encoded by the coding sequence CTGACCGCGGCGGTGACGCAACTGTTGGTGGCCAGTCGCAATCGCAAGAAGCTGGCCGAGCTGAGCCGCGTGCTGGAGCACGCCGGAATCTCGGGTGTGCAGCTGGTGTCGCTCGATGAGGTGGCGCCGTATCCCGAAGCGCCGGAAACCGCGGCGACGTTCGAAGGCAACGCCCTGGCCAAAGCGCGTGACGGCTATGCGGCGACCGGGTTGCCTTGTGTCGCAGATGATTCAGGTCTGACTGTCGAGGCACTCAATGGCATGCCGGGGGTGTTGTCGGCCCGGTGGTCGGGCAGTCACGGCGACGACGCGGCCAACACCGCGCTATTGCTGAGGCAGCTGCGTGACGTGCCCGACGAGCGGCGCGGCGCGGCGTTCGTCTCCGCGTGCGCGCTGGTATGGGGCAACGGAACCGAGCACCAGGTGGTGGTGCGCGGCGAGTGGGCCGGCAGCATCGCTCGAGAACCGCACGGCGACGGCGGATTCGGCTACGACCCGGTTTTTGTGCCGGCGGGCACCGACCGCACCGCCGCGCAGTTGAGCCCGGCCGAAAAGGACGCCGCATCGCACCGCGGTCGTGCGCTGGAGTTGCTGCTGCCGGCGCTGCGCTCGCTGACGTAA
- a CDS encoding DUF732 domain-containing protein, translating into MKMWVASAFSVAMVGAGLLAPMPVAAAQPDEDQVFFDDLQQQGLHPDYDKQICGSVKCEPLRSLMVQEGHAVCVALSDSPRLVPVSVIANLEVTPGEAHAIINASRHAYCPQLPDPYLHVPGR; encoded by the coding sequence ATGAAGATGTGGGTGGCTAGCGCGTTCAGCGTGGCGATGGTCGGTGCCGGACTTCTTGCCCCGATGCCGGTGGCGGCGGCGCAACCCGATGAGGACCAGGTGTTCTTCGACGACCTGCAGCAACAGGGGCTGCACCCCGACTATGACAAGCAGATTTGCGGAAGCGTCAAGTGCGAGCCGCTGCGCAGTCTGATGGTGCAGGAGGGCCACGCGGTCTGCGTGGCGCTGAGCGATTCGCCCCGGTTGGTGCCGGTCTCGGTCATCGCGAATCTGGAAGTGACACCCGGCGAAGCGCACGCCATCATCAACGCGTCGCGGCACGCCTACTGCCCGCAGCTGCCGGATCCGTACTTGCATGTACCGGGGCGCTGA
- a CDS encoding MFS transporter translates to MRPWIVWGTGLLSYLVAVLDRTTFGVSGLDAADRFHAGPSTLSSFVIVQLIVYAAMQIPAGVLLDRFGPRVMIATGVLVLSAAQLTLSLTHSLPTAVGAYGVIGLGDSFIFISVIRLLPNWFAPKRVPLLTQLTGICGQFGQFLSAVPFLAILLHGGWTAAYLSAAGLGLFAGMLTLAVTRDAPPGTPAAMHARSFGDAFGEIKTVWSRPGTKAGFFTHMGNAFSPGVFALMWGVPYLTTAQGLSRGMAGAALTLSVLPFIVVGLLVGTISGRWPEHRSRVALTMMTLIALTWTVLLALPHPAPHWLLVVLILVISAGQPVSMLAFDFARTYNPPAALGTAQGMVNTGGFIATLVIMQAMGVVIAMTGGYSFEAFRLAWTMQYIVWAVAAVGVVIYARKARDSETFGETPIPVAVSEH, encoded by the coding sequence TTGCGTCCCTGGATCGTGTGGGGCACCGGCCTGCTGTCCTATTTGGTGGCCGTGCTGGACCGAACCACCTTCGGGGTCTCGGGCCTTGACGCCGCCGATCGCTTCCACGCCGGCCCGAGCACGCTGTCGTCGTTCGTCATCGTGCAGTTGATCGTCTACGCCGCCATGCAGATTCCGGCCGGAGTGCTGCTGGACCGCTTCGGTCCCCGGGTGATGATCGCCACCGGCGTCCTCGTGCTCTCCGCCGCCCAACTGACGCTGTCGCTGACCCATTCGCTGCCCACCGCGGTCGGTGCGTACGGCGTCATCGGCCTGGGTGACTCGTTCATCTTCATCTCGGTCATCCGACTGCTGCCCAATTGGTTTGCACCCAAGCGCGTTCCGCTACTCACCCAGCTGACCGGCATCTGCGGCCAGTTCGGCCAGTTCCTCTCGGCGGTGCCGTTCCTGGCAATCCTGCTGCACGGCGGCTGGACGGCCGCCTACCTCTCGGCCGCCGGGCTGGGCCTGTTCGCAGGCATGCTGACACTCGCCGTCACCCGCGACGCCCCGCCGGGGACGCCTGCCGCCATGCACGCGAGGAGCTTTGGCGACGCGTTCGGTGAGATCAAAACGGTGTGGTCGCGGCCAGGGACCAAGGCGGGTTTCTTCACCCACATGGGCAACGCGTTCTCCCCCGGCGTGTTCGCTCTGATGTGGGGGGTGCCATACCTGACTACCGCGCAAGGTCTTTCGCGCGGCATGGCGGGTGCGGCGCTGACGCTGTCGGTGCTGCCCTTCATCGTGGTGGGACTGCTGGTCGGAACCATCTCCGGACGTTGGCCGGAGCACCGGTCACGCGTGGCGCTGACCATGATGACACTGATCGCGTTGACCTGGACGGTGCTGTTGGCGCTGCCGCACCCCGCGCCCCATTGGTTGTTGGTGGTGCTGATCCTGGTGATCTCGGCGGGTCAGCCGGTGTCGATGCTGGCCTTTGACTTCGCCCGGACCTACAACCCGCCGGCGGCGTTGGGTACCGCGCAAGGCATGGTCAACACCGGCGGCTTCATCGCCACCCTGGTCATCATGCAAGCGATGGGGGTGGTTATCGCAATGACCGGCGGCTATTCATTCGAAGCGTTCCGGCTGGCCTGGACCATGCAATACATCGTCTGGGCGGTGGCCGCCGTCGGCGTGGTGATCTACGCACGAAAAGCCCGCGACTCCGAAACATTCGGCGAAACACCCATACCCGTGGCCGTGTCCGAGCACTAG
- a CDS encoding DUF3817 domain-containing protein produces the protein MTESPAQAAPAEKIRSALLPYRVMAWATGIWLIALCYEIVMRYVVKVDNPPTWIAVVHGWVYFAYLLAAFNLAVKVRWPLGKTVGVLLSGTIPLLGIIVEHFQSRNIKAQFNL, from the coding sequence ATGACCGAGTCACCCGCCCAGGCCGCTCCCGCCGAGAAGATCCGCAGCGCGCTGCTGCCCTACCGGGTGATGGCGTGGGCAACGGGTATCTGGCTGATCGCGCTGTGCTACGAGATCGTGATGCGCTACGTGGTCAAGGTGGACAACCCGCCGACCTGGATCGCCGTGGTGCACGGCTGGGTGTACTTCGCCTACCTGCTGGCCGCATTCAACCTGGCGGTCAAGGTCCGCTGGCCGCTCGGCAAGACCGTAGGGGTGCTGCTGTCCGGCACTATTCCCCTGCTCGGCATCATCGTCGAGCACTTCCAGTCCCGAAACATCAAGGCCCAGTTCAACCTCTGA
- the rph gene encoding ribonuclease PH, which produces MSKREDGRLDDELRPVVITRGFTANPAGSVLVEFGNTRVMCTASVTEGVPRWRKGSGRGWLTAEYAMLPAATHTRSDRESVKGRVGGRTQEISRLVGRSLRACIDLAALGENTIAIDCDVLQADGGTRTAAITGAYVALADAVTYLSAAGKLSDPRPLSCAISAVSVGVVDGRVRVDLPYEEDSRAEVDMNVVATDTGTLVEIQGTGEGATFPRSTLDKMLDAALAACEKLFVAQREALALPYPGVLPDGPAAKKAFGS; this is translated from the coding sequence GTGTCCAAACGAGAAGACGGTCGCCTCGACGACGAGCTGCGCCCGGTTGTCATCACCCGCGGCTTCACCGCCAACCCGGCCGGATCGGTTCTGGTCGAATTCGGCAACACTCGGGTCATGTGCACGGCCAGCGTCACCGAAGGCGTTCCGCGCTGGCGCAAAGGCTCCGGTCGCGGTTGGCTGACCGCCGAGTACGCCATGCTGCCGGCCGCCACCCACACCCGCTCGGACCGCGAATCGGTCAAGGGCCGCGTCGGCGGGCGCACCCAGGAGATCAGCCGGCTGGTGGGTCGCTCGCTGCGCGCCTGCATCGACCTGGCCGCGCTGGGGGAGAACACGATCGCGATCGACTGCGACGTACTGCAGGCGGACGGCGGTACCCGCACCGCGGCGATCACCGGTGCGTATGTGGCGCTCGCCGATGCGGTCACCTACCTGTCGGCCGCCGGCAAGTTGTCGGACCCCCGCCCGCTCTCGTGCGCGATCTCAGCCGTCAGCGTTGGCGTGGTTGACGGCCGGGTCCGCGTCGACCTCCCCTATGAGGAGGACTCGCGTGCCGAGGTCGACATGAACGTGGTCGCCACCGACACCGGAACACTGGTGGAGATCCAAGGCACCGGTGAGGGGGCGACGTTCCCGCGCTCGACCTTGGACAAGATGCTCGACGCGGCGCTGGCCGCCTGCGAGAAGCTGTTCGTGGCCCAGCGCGAAGCGCTGGCACTGCCGTATCCCGGGGTGCTGCCGGACGGGCCGGCAGCGAAGAAGGCGTTCGGCAGCTGA